In Daucus carota subsp. sativus chromosome 4, DH1 v3.0, whole genome shotgun sequence, one DNA window encodes the following:
- the LOC108203373 gene encoding uncharacterized protein LOC108203373 has product MGLPDKDMTVENLYLYGFGGKAIKAKRTICLPVTPGEFPRVATQVAEFVIIDQASTHNALIGRPILKDMRIVTSIYHLTMKFPTPEGVGCVKGSQYESRDCYSRSVKGFRDRRGGSPKNTEPVEDTVEVQVTPGSDDKVLKIGSRLSPEVRSKLLKFLKANLDVFSRSHEDMIGIDPAVMCHHLNIDPTKKGARQKRRPISGERAEALQEEVDRLMKAGLVKESFYPTWLANPVLVEKPNGKWRTCIDFTNLNGVCPKDSFPLPRIDQLVDSIAGHALLSFMDAYSGYNHIPMYEPDLEHTPSSQIEVYIVTLACLLGSSM; this is encoded by the exons ATGGGGCTACCAGATAAGGACATGACCGTGGAAAACCTATACTTATATGGATTTGGAGGAAAAGCCATCAAAGCCAAGCGTACCATCTGCTTGCCAGTCACCCCAGGAGAGTTCCCCCGGGTAGCCACCCAAGTGGCTGAATTTGTAATCATCGACCAAGCATCAACACACAACGCACTCATAGGACGTCCCATCTTGAAGGACATGAGAATTGTCACCTCTATCTACCATCTGACTATGAAGTTCCCCACTCCCGAGGGAGTTGGCTGTGTGAAAGGAAGTCAGTACGAGTCTCGCGATTGCTACAGCCGGTCGGTCAAAGGATTTAGAGATAGAAGGGGAGGATCACCAAAG AATACGGAGCCAGTTGAAGACACAGTTGAGGTGCAAGTTACACCGGGGAGTGATGACAAGGTCCTTAAAATAGGGTCCCGACTAAGTCCTGAGGTGAGGAGCAAGCTACTAAAATTCCTAAAAGCCAACCTTGATGTGTTTTCTAGGAGTCATGAGGATATGATAGGGATCGATCCAGCCGTTATGTGCCACCATCTTAACATCGACCCTACCAAAAAAGGTGCTAGGCAGAAGCGCAGACCAATAAGTGGAGAAAGAGCCGAGGCCCTACAGGAGGAAGTAGATCGCCTAATGAAAGCCGGACTAGTAAAGGAGTCGTTTTACCCAACATGGTTGGCAAACCCAGTACTCGTGGAAAAACCAAATGGGAAATGGCGCACATGCATAGACTTCACTAACCTCAACGGGGTGTGCCCCAAGGATAGCTTTCCGCTCCCTAGAATTGATCAACTGGTAGACTCGATAGCAGGTCATGCCCTCCTTAGTTTCATGGATGCCTATTCGGGATACAATCACATTCCCATGTACGAGCCTGATTTGGAGCACACTCCTTCATCACAGATAGAGGTCTATATTGTTACATTGGCATGCCTTTTGGGCTCATCCATGTAG